One Pyrenophora tritici-repentis strain M4 chromosome 5, whole genome shotgun sequence DNA window includes the following coding sequences:
- a CDS encoding RNase PH-related exoribonuclease, with product MSTATQPSPALTFPRPIFAAVSPHPFLQAHLSAEKKKPVRANGRTSNEYRTPGINTGSLTHCNGSAVVRLGNTSVVCGVRTEILKEADIPGTYEYPGQTAGQDSEQDENDGEEIEGLRLLVPNVELSTGSTPSHIPGNAPSTYAQTLITRIRSLLHSTRLLRASNLRILHKPSTNPEDPDTEAETQLKGYWVLYLDVFFISIDGNAFDAAWISILAALRDTLLPHAYFDEEYEGILCSDDPKEARRLALRGLPIPSTYAVFEGRREEEDEEVDWVLSDPDAFEEGVCREIVTVVVDCDGGKKGTKDLVIRRVEKSGGGVVGKEVMASLVKRSIDRWGAVEKVLSGKA from the coding sequence ATGTCGACGGCGACTCAACCATCACCAGCGCTCACATTTCCCCGCCCAATCTTCGCCGCTGTCTCTCCTCACCCATTCCTCCAAGCGCACCTCTCCGctgagaagaagaagccagTACGCGCGAATGGCCGCACATCAAACGAGTACCGTACTCCAGGTATTAACACCGGAAGTTTGACACATTGCAATGGCAGTGCAGTAGTGCGCCTGGGAAATACGAGCGTGGTTTGCGGTGTACGAACGGAAATCTTGAAAGAGGCGGATATACCAGGCACGTACGAGTACCCTGGGCAGACTGCAGGTCAGGATTCTGAACAGGACGAGAATGATGGCGAAGAAATAGAAGGATTGCGGTTATTAGTGCCCAATGTCGAGCTATCGACAGGAAGCACACCCTCGCACATTCCCGGCAACGCACCCTCTACATACGCCCAAACACTCATAACACGCATACGGTCACTGTTACATTCAACACGTCTGCTCCGTGCGTCGAATCTTCGCATCCTACATAAGCCGTCTACGAACCCAGAGGATCCCGATACAGAAGCGGAGACACAGTTGAAGGGCTATTGGGTTCTATACTTGGATGTCTTCTTCATCAGCATCGACGGCAATGCGTTCGACGCGGCTTGGATATCTATTCTAGCTGCTCTCCGCGACACACTTCTTCCGCACGCCTACTTTGACGAAGAGTACGAGGGCATACTATGTTCAGATGATCCCAAGGAAGCACGCCGTCTTGCACTACGGGGTCTACCTATACCCAGCACATACGCCGTGTTTGAGGGTaggagagaagaggaagacgaggagGTTGATTGGGTGCTCAGCGACCCTGATGCGTTTGAGGAGGGTGTATGCAGAGAAATTGTGACTGTGGTGGTAGACTGTGATGGTGGAAAGAAGGGAACAAAGGATTTGGTTATTCGGCGAGTGGAGAAGAGTGGCGGGGGTGTAGTGGGGAAGGAGGTGATGGCGAGTTTAGTCAAGAGGAGTATCGACCGATGGGGAGCTGTTGAGAAGGTGTTGAGCGGCAAGGCTTGA
- a CDS encoding Herpes-BLLF1 domain containing protein, translated as MLSNSLLALSFLPFAFAHFELIYPIARGFDDDNEGNFPCGGFDDVQTQRTNFSISGGPVQIQLGHPQTNIAVYMAIGDNPGTGFSIVAKPQLTVDGLGKFCMNPIAVPAGLKVADGTKASIQVVSNSDEGSGGLYQCADVILVNNKLSQSDFSTNCQNNTGIKVTQENIPGNPNGTSTDSSPSSPRSAQPTGATGAAGQVKVVSWVLGAAGVVAMAML; from the exons ATGCTTTCCAACTCCCTCCTTGCGCTCTCTTTCCTTCCCTTTGCCTTCGCCCACTTCGAGCTCATATACCCAATAGCGCGTGGTTTCGACGATGACAATGAGGGCAACTTCCCCTGCGGAGGCTTCGATGACGTCCAGACGCAGCGTACCAATTTCTCCATCAGCGGTGGACCCGTTCAAATTCAGTTGGGCCACCCACAGACCAACATCGCCGTCTACATGGCTATTGGTGACAACCCAGGAACCGGCTTCAGTATAGTCGCCAAGCCCCAGCTCACAGTCGATGGTCTTGGAAAGTTCTGCATGAACCCCATTGCCGTTCCAGCAGGATTAAAGGTTGCCGACGGCACCAAGGCCTCGATCCAGGTTGTGAGCAACTCAGACGAGGGTTCAGGTGGTCTGTACCAG TGCGCCGACGTCATCTTGGTCAACAACAAACTCTCGCAGAGCGACTTCTCCACCAACTGCCAAAACAACACAGGCATCAAGGTCACCCAAGAGAACATCCCTGGCAACCCCAACGGAACATCGACCGATTCCTCGCCAAGCTCTCCCAGATCGGCTCAGCCCACCGGTGCAACTGGTGCAGCGGGACAAGTAAAGGTCGTCTCATGGGTGTTGGGTGCTGCTGGTGTGGTCGCAATGGCAATGCTCTAA
- a CDS encoding low affinity copper transporter, which translates to MVAHGADHDSMDMSGMDGMNGMDGMDMGAGGMAMAFFQSSTTSLWSKAWTPANAGQYAGTCIFLIFLAVALRAIFTAKTLLEAKAVQTAVKRRYITVAGEKAIGDSDASSTTGILTTNGIQENVRIVSAPVSHIQPWRFGTDLPRAVLVMIAAGVGYLLMLAVMTYNIGYFMSVLAGTFIGEVAFGRFNQATMH; encoded by the exons ATGGTTGCTCACGGCGCTGATCACGACTCTATGGACATGAGCGGCATGGACGGCATGAACGGTATGGACGGAATGGATATGGGAGCAGGAGGCATGGCAATGGCCTTCTTCCAGTCCAGCACCACCTCCTTATGGTCCAAAGCATGGACTCCAGCAAACGCCGGCCAATATGCCGGAACATGcatcttcctcatcttcctcgcCGTTGCACTTCGCGCCATCTTCACAGCCAAGACCCTCCTCGAAGCCAAGGCAGTACAAACCGCTGTGAAGCGACGATACATCACCGTTGCAGGCGAGAAAGCGATCGGCGACAGCGATGCGAGCTCAACTACCGGCATACTCACGACAAACGGCATACAAGAGAACGTACGGATTGTCTCGGCTCCAGTGTCTCACATCCAGCCCTGGAGATTTGGCACTGATCTGCCGCGGGCAGTCTTGGTGATGATCGCAGCAGGCGTTGGATATCTCCT CATGTTGGCTGTCATGACATACAACATTGGATATTTCATGTCAGTTTTGGCTGGCACATTCATCGGCGAGGTGGCCTTTGGCAGATTCAACCAGGCCACGATGCATTGA
- a CDS encoding ferric reductase codes for MDRRMSMGHMHMGSGPALKEWPKFYYAVVASAVAIATLVNLYNYLLYRQRLSAARRVSRTPAKPRTWFALGNATIYALAREASNYSLRIPLKRRMFTLPTVGKSSLVLANIVVLIVLCYHGLDLKSQFTRESVGYRCGVITIAQIPLVFLLAGKNNIIGWLSGVSYERLNWLHRWCARCMLLTATMHMGWFFSAWAPYNYIGYQLKNNRIAWKGLAAWCTLVWIVFSSMTPIRGLSYEFFVVQHIVSFAVFLAFVHLHTPAEMNGYIWAPVAIFFFDRVIRGLRLLYINISLLHSKKQSQAKGLLTCKAEFTLLPHNTTKIVVRNPPISWTPGQHVYLTCHSIAALQSHPFTVASIPEDGKMEFYIKAEKGGTKRFLNYAEKSSGLIEAANKTRSVLIEGPYGCIRPLRQFDSVVLLAGSTGGTFTVPLLRDLIQGWRENSRIDTTNSGSIFKAPIGAVTRHIRFVWVVKSRGQLSWFSEQLSSIYTEYQALNSELRDIKLEMTVYVTCDESFTEEQKSLLSGVTAPRPRQQVNHGIVQYRPRPISTLDGENADIKPKLEKQEIELASLDDIDPPNPCTCYNTIDETAPSNGKTPCCCSPAIATASSSSSTQTPTHSRDPSSAKSTLQDAPLHPAIALYAGRPQTRDIVRRSLEQALGESAVVPITH; via the exons ATGGACCGTCGCATGTCCATGGGCCACATGCACATGGGCTCTGGCCCCGCCCTTAAAGAGTGGCCCAAATTCTACTATGCAGTAGTAGCAAGTGCTGTCGCCATCGCGACCCTGGTCAACCTCTACAACTACCTGCTGTACCGACAAAGACTGTCTGCAGCAAGACGAGTTTCGCGGACACCGGCAAAGCCGAGAACGTGGTTTGCTCTCGGAAACGCGACGATTTATGCCTTAGCACGCGAGGCATCCAACTATTCCCTACGCATACCGCTGAAGCGTCGGATGTTCACGTTGCCGACTGTTGGTAAATCGTCCTTGGTCTTGGCAAACATTGTTGTTCTCATCGTCCTATGTTATCATGGTCTAGATCTGAAGAGTCAGTTCACCCGCGAGAGTGTTGGGTACCGATGTGGTGTCATTACGATTGCACAAATTCCCCTCGTCTTCCTTCTTGCCGGCAAGAACAACATCATCGGATGGCTGAGCGGCGTCAGCTACGAGCGTTTGAACTGGCTGCATCGATGGTGCGCTAGGTGTATGCTCCTCACGGCGACTATGCACATGGGATGGTTCTTCAGTGCATGGGCGCCGTACAACTACATCGGCTACCAACTCAAAAACAACAGGATTGCTTGGAAGGGCCTCGCCGCATGGTGCACCCTGGTATGGATTGTTTTCAGTTCCATGACGCCCATTCGAGGGCTGAGCTACGAGTTTTTTGTTGTACAACACATTGTCTCATTCGCAGTATTCCTTGCATTTGTCCATCTCCATACCCCGGCCGAGATGAACGGCTACATCTGGGCACCCGTTGCGATTTTCTTTTTCGATCGTGTCATCCGGGGTCTGCGACTGCTATACATAAACATATCACTCCTTCATTCCAAGAAGCAAAGCCAGGCCAAGGGTCTTTTGACATGCAAGGCGGAATTCACACTACTTCCACACAACACCACCAAGATCGTTGTCCGAAATCCTCCCATCAGCTGGACTCCTGGCCAGCATGTGTACCTGACCTGCCACTCGATCGCAGCTTTGCAAAGCCATCCGTTCACCGTGGCATCCATTCCAGAGGATGGAAAGATGGAATTCTACATCAAGGCTGAGAAGGGTGGTACCAAACGGTTTCTCAACTATGCTGAGAAGTCCAGCGGCCTCATCGAAGCAGCGAACAAGACGAGATCGGTACTCATCGAAGGCCCATATGGATGCATCCGTCCTCTTCGCCAATTTGATAGTGTCGTCCTACTAGCAGGCAGCACTGGCGGCACCTTTACCGTACCCCTCCTCCGCGACCTTATCCAAGGCTGGCGAGAAAATTCCCGAATCGATACCACAAATAGCGGATCAATCTTCAAAGCCCCCATCGGAGCAGTCACCCGCCACATCCGCTTCGTATGGGTCGTCAAAAGCAGAGGCCAACTCAGCTGGTTCTCGGAGCAACTGTCCTCCATCTACACCGAATACCAAGCCCTAAATTCCGAGCTGCGAGACATCAAACTCGAAATGACCGTCTACGTCACGTGCGATGAATCCTTCACCGAAGAGCAAAAGTCCCTCTTATCCGGCGTGACAGCGCCCCGGCCTCGCCAACAAGTCAACCACGGCATCGTACAATACCGTCCGCGCCCAATCTCTACTCTAGACGGAGAAAACGCCGACATCAAACCAAAGCTAGAAAAACAAGAAATTGAACTCGCCTCCCTAGACGACATCGACCCACCAAACCCTTGCACCTGCTACAACACCATCGACGAAACCGCCCCTTCCAACGGAAAAACaccctgctgctgctccccCGCCATCGCTACAGCCTCTTCCTCCTCATCAACACAAACACCTACACACTCCCGCGACCCCTCCTCTGCTAAATCAACCCTCCAAGACGCACCCCTTCACCCGGCCATCGCGCTCTACGCCGGCCGCCCCCAAACCCGGGACATCGTACGCCGCTCGCTCGAACAGGCGCTGGGCGAGAGTGCAGTAGTG CCCATCACACACTAA
- a CDS encoding SPS1, Serine-threonine protein kinase, producing MPEEDKYDVLEKIGHGSFGVIRKVKRKSDGYILCRKEISYLKMSQKEREQLQAELSILKELRHPNIVAYFERDHIKASQDLHLYMEYCGNGDLGRVIRDLKNKNQMCDEEFVWSIFSQIVSALYRCHYGEDPPAAGRNVMGLVGNAKPARDPRKPMILHRDLKPENIFLGDDNSVKLGDFGLSKILQSHDFASTYVGTPFYMSPEICKAEQYGPHSDIWALGCIIYEMCTKSPPFNAKTHFELISKIKLGRYPDIPSCYSAELRKVIASCLNTTPDHRPDTAALLNLPIVKLMRKEQEVVKLGQDLKEQRMLTAKREREASEAISRIRKELDDQLRREWEVKAQLEIERQVKLQTDLRVQKELAHLQATFEGEVNRRVERALKMYPARLSTSPKLAPRSNTPVMSATEPAALFPADNEAPVAHGSQSTLNTDSEFASGTDLSSLSLDDNTEEVTIAPKQKAKRPSRGPLVRARTMYTQPSTMQVPDSPMDVQMAEPSPAPPSLKGLSLSPRRNHQPKQNIFAAAKENARKWDADVPPSPTASEWNADFDDDDDDLPVLPSPTRARSASGGRSMSDDPFKVLANAQAPLLKANARLGSTPNLLGPRTTKPRPVSAVPIVAASPSRQKAKSAENVTSSPRKTGAAAKSAPFAGLPSKKGNEAFRVQAMRNNGGVQGRTLVELQQARGIPVHTMSEDEGVAKKNFGFGTRRSPAKQRAGGISPPAVWDPETEPEMPSPFIVRSKRMVR from the exons ATGCCTGAAGAAGACAAGTACGATGTGCTCGAGAAGATTG GGCATGGCTCCTTTGGTGTCATTCGCAAGGTCAAACGCAAGTCTGATGGCTAC ATTCTCTGCCGGAAAGAGATCAGCTACCTCAAAATGTCCCAGAAAGAGCGCGAACAATTGCAGGCCGAACTGTCTATCCTGAAAGAGCTGCGACACCCCAATATCGTCGCCTACTTCGAACGCGACCATATCAAGGCATCCCAAGACCTCCACCTCTACATGGAATACTGCGGCAACGGCGACCTCGGCCGTGTCATCCGCGACCTCAAGAATAAAAACCAAATGTGCGATGAGGAATTTGTATGGAGCATCTTCAGCCAGATCGTCAGCGCTCTGTACCGCTGCCACTATGGCGAAGACCCGCCCGCGGCCGGCCGCAATGTAATGGGACTCGTAGGCAACGCGAAGCCTGCTCGTGACCCGCGAAAACCCATGATCCTTCACCGCGATCTGAAGCCTGAGAACA TCTTCCTTGGTGACGATAACTCTGTCAAGCTTGGCGACTTTGGTCTTTCCAAGATTCTCCAATCCCACGACTTCGCATCAACCTACGTAGGAACACCATTTTACATGTCTCCCGAGATCTGCAAGGCCGAACAATATGGACCCCACTCCGACATTTGGGCATTGGGGTGCATTATATACGAAATGTGCACCAAGTCCCCACCCTTTAATGCGAAGACCCATTTCGAATTGATCTCCAAGATCAAGTTGGGACGCTACCCCGACATACCGTCTTGCTACTCGGCTGAACTGCGAAAGGTGATTGCCAGCTGTCTGAACACGACCCCGGATCATCGACCAGACACGGCTGCGCTTCTCAACCTGCCCATCGTAAAACTCATGAGGAAGGAACAAGAGGTTGTAAAATTGGGCCAGGACCTGAAAGAACAGAGGATGCTTACGGCGAAGCGTGAGAGGGAGGCCAGTGAGGCCATCTCGCGGATACGCAAGGAGCTCGACGACCAACTTCGCCGTGAATGGGAAGTAAAGGCACAATTGGAAATTGAGCGGCAAGTAAAGCTGCAAACGGACCTGCGGGTTCAGAAAGAGTTGGCGCATCTCCAGGCCACTTTTGAAGGCGAGGTCAACCGAAGGGTGGAGAGGGCCCTCAAGATGTATCCTGCCCGGCTGAGCACATCGCCAAAGCTCGCGCCTCGATCCAACACACCAGTCATGTCGGCCACAGAACCCGCTGCTTTGTTCCCGGCCGATAATGAAGCCCCCGTTGCGCATGGGTCACAGAGCACGCTCAACACCGACTCAGAATTTGCAAGCGGAACGGATCTCTCGTCGCTTTCCCTGGATGACAACACGGAAGAGGTCACAATCGCACCCAAGCAAAAGGCCAAGCGACCGTCTCGCGGCCCTCTTGTTCGCGCACGCACAATGTACACCCAGCCTTCTACAATGCAAGTTCCAGACTCGCCCATGGACGTACAAATGGCCGAGCCATCCCCAGCACCGCCATCCCTCAAGGGCCTATCACTTTCGCCTCGTCGCAACCATCAACCCAAACAGAACATTTTTGCTGCCGCCAAGGAGAATGCACGAAAATGGGACGCCGATGTTCCTCCGTCACCAACGGCATCTGAATGGAACGCTGATTtcgatgacgacgacgacgatctCCCTGTGCTACCCTCCCCAACACGAGCACGCAGTGCGTCTGGCGGTCGTTCTATGAGTGATGACCCATTCAAGGTACTCGCGAATGCTCAAGCACCACTATTGAAGGCCAATGCCCGTCTTGGAAGCACGCCCAATCTCCTTGGTCCTAGGACTACTAAGCCCCGCCCTGTTTCCGCCGTACCCATCGTCGCCGCTTCTCCATCCCGACAAAAGGCCAAGTCCGCGGAAAACGTCACATCATCGCCACGCAAGACAGGTGCCGCAGCCAAATCCGCACCATTCGCTGGTCTCCCATCCAAGAAGGGCAACGAGGCGTTCCGTGTACAGGCGATGCGCAACAATGGCGGAGTCCAGGGCCGCACACTTGTCGAGCTCCAGCAAGCGCGTGGCATCCCCGTCCACACCATGAGCGAAGACGAAGGTGTCGCAAAGAAGAActttggctttggaactCGCCGTAGTCCCGCCAAGCAACGCGCCGGTGGCATCAGCCCACCAGCTGTCTGGGACCCAGAGACGGAGCCGGAAATGCCATCCCCTTTTATTGTCCGCAGCAAACGCATGGTCCGATAG
- a CDS encoding ankyrin repeat and BTB-POZ domain-containing protein 1, protein MDVKKKYEIEAALATEAQAISAGQLKEENPLDVSEDFSLFCEACRRGDLKVCQEMISTGVNINARDKFDYTPLILASLCGHYEVIRLLLENGALCERDTFQGERCLYNALNDRIRNLLLSYDYAKSSNPLQPLAAHITSLLTRTEPKTTDITIEAYGQEFHLHKFLLAARSPYFAKKLDAAPNTTVWKLPDTIPAESLGVALQYLYFQEVSIRRALFGLSDEHELVVLNGIDKIGKQLEMERLFEDITEVSDRRLLRQRRADELERGRDQLESWFKNNVLRHKRVVDTAKVDNIQWDRQNSIFADILLRADDDEDHQGPNDTDRSPAPAEKSTPPVRNAPGPLLGIPVGAGRTRSRSPSRQRTPRKSTIFPAHRAMLLRSEYFLTMFSSQFKEAQDTPHLQIVTIDCSPAVLETILTFMYTERADFGLDIAIDVLFAADQLFIEKLKQRAAIIISALGNGATSAVESDNPRGATDADEPVDIYEVIRAGWDTRVQRLEEFAARYIAYRLENYIDQPEFAELVQESANRVKARQETDTVELVDDIRYYLSERFRLRFEDSGLDEMMDENAAIKATAEEDLAEAMGDVALEDGRPEKPTQEENFIPIEQHIAAGVIRNLDGEEVGDEFAQDAMNYQILLGKIDTLLERLNLDA, encoded by the exons ATGGACGTCAAGAAAAAGTACGAGATTGAGGCTGCCCTTGCGACCGAGGCCCAGGCCATCTCCGCCGGCCAGCTCAAGGAAGAGAATCCGCTCGATGTGAGCGAGGATTTCAGCCTGTTTTGCGAAGCATGTCGGCGTGGAGATCTCAAGGTGTGCCAGGAGATGATCTCGACGGGTGTAAACATCAATGCCAGGGATAAGTTTGATTATACCCCACTGATCCTG GCTAGTCTATGCGGTCACTACGAAGTCATTCGCTTGCTGCTCGAGAACGGGGCATTGTGCGAGCGAGATACCTTCCAGGGCGAGCGATGTCTCTACAATGCCCTCAACGACCGAATACGGAACCTCCTGCTATCCTACGACTACGCCAAATCGTCGAATCCGCTGCAGCCGCTGGCGGCACACATCACATCACTGCTCACGCGCACTGAGCCCAAGACGACAGATATCACTATCGAGGCATACGGCCAGGAGTTTCACTTGCACAAGTTCCTCCTCGCCGCGCGGTCGCCATACTTTGCGAAGAAGCTCGATGCCGCACCGAACACAACGGTATGGAAACTACCGGATACCATACCCGCCGAGTCGCTGGGCGTAGCACTGCAATATCTATACTTTCAGGAAGTTTCGATACGGAGAGCGCTATTTGGGCTAAGCGATGAGCACGAGCTGGTAGTGCTCAACGGCATTGATAAGATAGGCAAGCAGCTGGAAATGGAACGCCTCTTCGAAGATATCACTGAAGTTTCAGACCGCCGGTTGTTGCGACAACGACGAGCCGACGAACTAGAGCGCGGTCGAGACCAACTAGAAAGCTGGTTCAAGAACAACGTCCTTCGACATAAACGCGTTGTTGACACGGCCAAAGTAGACAACATACAGTGGGATCGGCAAAACTCGATATTCGCCGACATACTACTACGGGCAGATGACGATGAGGATCATCAAGGGCCCAATGACACAGACCGGTCACCAGCCCCGGCAGAGAAGTCCACACCACCAGTGCGGAATGCACCAGGTCCTCTCCTGGGCATACCAGTTGGCGCGGGTAGAACCCGCTCACGCTCGCCGTCGCGACAACGCACACCGCGCAAGTCGACTATATTCCCTGCGCATCGCGCCATGCTACTACGCTCGGAATACTTCTTGACAATGTTCAGCTCGCAATTCAAAGAAGCGCAAGATACACCACATCTACAAATCGTAACCATTGACTGCTCTCCAGCGGTTCTGGAGACCATACTAACATTCATGTACACGGAGCGTGCAGACTTCGGTCTTGACATTGCCATTGACGTACTTTTTGCGGCAGACCAGCTCTTCATTGAGAAGTTGAAGCAACGTGCAGCCATCATCATCTCCGCCCTGGGTAACGGTGCAACTTCCGCGGTCGAGTCGGATAACCCACGTGGCGCTACCGATGCAGATGAGCCTGTTGACATCTACGAGGTCATTCGAGCCGGTTGGGATACGCGGGTGCAGCGACTGGAAGAATTCGCTGCCCGATACATTGCGTATCGCTTAGAGAATTATATTGATCAGCCCGAGTTTGCAGAACTAGTTCAGGAGTCTGCGAATCGCGTCAAGGCTCGTCAAGAGACTGATACTGTTGAACTAGTCGACGATATCCGCTATTACCTCTCTGAACGCTTCAGGCTTCGCTTTGAGGATAGTGGATTAGACGAAATGATGGACGAAAATGCGGCGATCAAGGCCACTGCCGAGGAGGATTTAGCAGAGGCAATGGGCGACGTCGCGTTGGAAGACGGTAGACCGGAGAAGCCGACGCAAGAAGAAAACTTCATCCCGATAGAACAGCACATTGCTGCTGGTGTCATTAGAAACTTAGACGGCGAAGAGGTTGGTGACGAATTTGCGCAGGACGCTATGAACTATCAAATCTTGCTGGGAAAGATTGATACATTGCTAGAGAGGCTAAACCTAGACGCTTAG
- a CDS encoding Dienelactone hydrolase, with product MSTESTQSKACCNTPAVVAKGYQPKGDYIEVDGLKTYTTGPKDAKQGILVVYDIFGYFNQTLQGADILAYTDDQKYQVFMPDFFEGEPADISWMPPDTKEKEQKMGEFFKTKAAPPKTLPRIPKIVDELSQKNGIEKWAIIGFCWGGKIVNLSSMEGTKFKVAAACHPAMVAGDDAPGITIPYIMLPSGDESKDDVKKWQDGIKVPHVVEWFPDQIHGWMAARSDLEQEKVKSAYEKGYKMVLDFFKKHM from the exons ATGTCCACCGAATCTACACAGTCAAAGGCATGCTGCAACACTCCTGCTGTTGTCGCCAAGGGTTACCAGCCAAAGGGTGACTACATTGAAGTCGACGGCCTGAAGACGT ACACAACTGGTCCTAAAGATGCAAAGCAGGGAATACTTGTAGTTTATGATATCTTTGGTTACTTCAACCAGACATTGCAGGGTGCCGATATCCTCGCCTACACTGATGACCAAAAGTATCAAGTCTTCATGCCCGACTTCTTCGAGGGCGAACCAGCAGACATCTCCTGGATGCCGCCGGACACCAAGGAAAAGGAGCAAAAGATGGGCGAATTCTTCAAGACGAAAGCTGCACCACCAAAGACTCTACCCAGGATCCCAAAGATTGTCGATGAATTGAGCCAGAAGAACGGCATTGAGAAGTGGGCCATCATCGGCTTCTGCTGGGGCGGCAAG ATTGTCAACCTTTCCTCAATGGAGGGCACCAAATTCAAGGTTGCAGCTGCTTGTCACCCAGCCATGGTCGCCGGCGACGACGCTCCCGGCATCACCATCCCCTACATCATGCTCCCATCTGGCGATGAGAGCAAAGATGACGTCAAGAAGTGGCAGGACGGTATCAAGGTCCCTCACGTTGTGGAATGGTTCCCAGACCAAATCCACGGTTGGATGGCAGCCCGCAGCGACCTTGAGCAGGAGAAAGTCAAGAGCGCTTACGAAAAGGGATACAAGATGGTCTTGGACTTTTTCAAGAAGCACATGTGA
- a CDS encoding HET domain containing protein, whose product MPEYAILSHTWGEDKDEVTFDDITKGTGTTKIGYRKLQFCAEQAALHKLYYFWIDTCCINKDSSTELQEAIISMFKCRASRWFKREWTLQELIAPKCVEFYSADGKWLGSKSSRAQEIAKITRIPTEALQLQERTLSQFSIDERMRWVQGRETKRGEDMAYSIMGIFDIEMTLLYGEGKEKAVDRLRRKIRRLQGNGRGHRLEEIVLKRNHFKFVLQIGTMLQEAGNQFSLVMGDSSKEGPPDLIAVSETGTRDENIEVNVVHGAGNCQIFLLRIATTDFTPLLSWTKQLDFTLTDWNGDDTLDLVVIKKSHTTTNSTEVYILSGASNFQHILLQTGKKLEQTDNTWTFGMGKWATGEQSDLFAINKESNPPEVYVLRGNDNFQSIILHAEINLDTANADFDFLVTD is encoded by the exons ATGCCAGAGTATGCGATCCTGTCACACACCTGGGGAGAAGACAAGGACGAAGTCACCTTCGATGACATAACTAAAGGAACAGGGACAACCAAGATTGGCTATAGAAAACTTCAATTCTGTGCAGAGCAAGCTGCACTTCACAAGCTGTACTACTTTTGGATTGATACTTGTTGTATCAACAAAGACAGCAGCACAGAGCTTCAGGAGGCGATCATCAGCATGTTCAAATG CCGAGCGAGCAGATGGTTTAAAAGAGAATGGACACTCCAAGAGCTCATTGCTCCGAAATGCGTCGAATTCTATTCTGCAGACGGCAAATGGCTTGGGAGCAAATCATCCCGTGCGCAGGAAATCGCCAAAATCACTCGCATACCTACTGAAGCTCTCCAGCTCCAGGAAAGAACTTTGTCGCAATTCAGTATTGACGAACGTATGCGTTGGGTACAGGGACGCGAGACAAAACGAGGCGAGGATATGGCCTACTCTATAATGGGCATTTTCGACATTGAAATGACACTTCTATACGGAGAAGGCAAGGAAAAGGCTGTCGATCGACTACGCAGAAAGATAAGGAGACTCCAAGGAAATGGCCGAGGCCACAGACTAGAAGAAATTGTCCTCAAACGTAACCACTTCAAGTTCGTCTTGCAGATCGGCACAATGCTGCAAGAGGCAGGCAACCAATTCAGTCTCGTCATGGGTGACTCAAGTAAAGAAGGGCCGCCAGACTTAATCGCGGTAAGCGAGACGGGTACCCGCGATGAGAATATCGAAGTCAACGTCGTTCATGGAGCTGGAAATTGCCAAATCTTCCTTCTCCGAATCGCAACAACAGACTTTACGCCCTTGCTCAGCTGGACCAAACAATTGGATTTCACTCTCACAGACTGGAATGGTGACGACACACTAGATCTTGTCGTCATCAAGAAATCCCACACGACCACAAACAGTACTGAAGTCTACATACTCTCTGGAGCTTCAAATTTCCAACATATCCTGCTGCAGACTGGTAAGAAACTTGAACAGACGGATAACACGTGGACATTCGGCATGGGAAAATGGGCCACTGGCGAGCAGTCCGACTTGTTTGCCATCAACAAAGAATCAAACCCGCCTGAAGTCTACGTCCTGCGCGGCAACGATAACTTCCAGTCCATCATCCTCCACGCCGAAATTAACCTGGATACAGCAAATGCCGACTTTGACTTCCTCGTCACTGACTGA